The Glycine soja cultivar W05 chromosome 6, ASM419377v2, whole genome shotgun sequence genome has a window encoding:
- the LOC114416944 gene encoding probable disease resistance protein At4g27220, translating into MDAIASVASNVAAPLLKHLTYVLMYSTYLNQLETEIQRLQHEEKEVRHTVEAAKRSGEEIEDTVLDWFGRVRATVEEGQSFLRGEDRERIGCLDVYSRYTKSQRAKDLVDLVREMRKETFDRVSYRCALRCNVSPSAREYVELESRKMMLNEIMKVLKDGDVDIVGLYGMAGVGKTALVKELAWQAEMDGLFDAVVMATVTNSPDVGMIRAEIADGLGLKFDELTELGRASRLRQRIRQEQRILVILDDVWGKLELTQVGVPFGENKRGCKCQLLVTSRDLNVLNTNFEVDKAYRLEVLSEDESWELFEKRGGDSVKETSVQPMAEKVAKSCDGLPLLIVTVVEAMKNQDLYAWKDALEQVTSFELEGCFYSPVRSAIELSYEHLESHELKTFFLLLGSMGNGCTTRDLLVFGWCLGLHKHVDTLADGRNRLYKLIDNMRAASLLLDEGKRDSVVALDVVRHIAASISSRDKPFFTVPRNKELKEWPRMDLLKTCHHIFLDWCFIRELPEMLECPKLKILQLNCQGNYLKIPDNFFVQMQELKVLNLGGLNCTPSLPASLSLLTNLQALNLCKCMLEDIAIVGEITSLEILNLEKSELRELPAEIEGLSNLRLLDLTDCSTLGVIPRNLISSLTSLEELYMGNCNVQEEVKGSKSQSIDSCISELRHLNKLTTLNVQIEDTSDFPRDYLGFGRLESYKILIGEGWEWSGVESGNYETSKLLKLNLGADTSILMDYGIKMLMAKAEDLYLAELKGVREVLYELNDEGFSRLKHLNILNCAEMESIIGSTEWAYGDHAFPKLESLILHNLINMERICSDPLPAQAFTKLQVIKVKGCDRMEFLFSHSMVKHLSELVEIEISECKFMTNIIAAQRQKDADAGQTDKIRLINLRSLTLECLPSLVTLSPESSIQATESGNGFSSQLFNDKVEFPNLETLKLYSINIHKIWNHQLSYFQNLTSLTVDGCERLTHIFSYSVARKLVKLEHLLISSCKSVEQIFVADENSGHHHHFRISAPTELVPIFPNLETFVISHMDNLKSIWPDQLTENSFYKLKKMEITSCNNLLNVFPCHVLDKLQSLESLNLWNCMALKVVYEIDGINTGQEGSSQGGLNIPLRTMSLGNLPKLTHLWNKDPQGNIQFRNLFTVKAAKCQSLKHVFPLSVAKDLVHLQFLEISDCGVEEIIVNDQVGVEAALGFVFPKLVSIKFLNLAELRYFCTGNHNLRFPLLNKLYTVECPAMETFSQGILRASILRKIYLTQEGDQVYWEGDLNTTIRKLFDRDLQARLSIS; encoded by the exons ATGGATGCTATTGCAAGCGTGGCATCAAACGTGGCTGCACCTTTGCTGAAGCATCTCACTTATGTGTTGATGTACAGTACTTACCTGAATCAGCTAGAAACCGAGATTCAGAGGCTGCAGCATGAGGAGAAAGAAGTGAGGCACACTGTTGAGGCTGCAAAGAGGAGTGGTGAGGAGATTGAGGACACTGTGCTTGACTGGTTTGGGAGAGTGCGTGCAACAGTTGAGGAGGGGCAATCATTTCTTCGCGGCGAGGATCGTGAAAGAATTGGATGCTTGGACGTGTACTCGAGGTACACGAAGAGCCAGAGGGCAAAAGACTTGGTGGATCTTGTGAGGGAGATGAGAAAGGAGACTTTCGACCGGGTTTCGTACCGATGTGCCTTGAGATGCAATGTTAGCCCTTCTGCAAGGGAGTATGTGGAGTTGGAATCTAGAAAAATGATGTTGAATGAAATTATGAAGGTGCTGAAGGATGGTGATGTTGACATTGTTGGACTTTATGGGATGGCTGGTGTGGGGAAGACAGCATTGGTGAAGGAATTGGCGTGGCAGGCTGAGATGGATGGCTTGTTTGATGCTGTGGTGATGGCGACCGTGACTAATTCTCCGGACGTTGGAATGATTCGGGCCGAGATTGCTGATGGATTGGGATTGAAGTTCGATGAGCTGACGGAGCTGGGGCGGGCAAGTAGGCTTCGCCAGAGGATTAGGCAGGAGCAGAGGATTCTTGTGATATTGGATGATGTGTGGGGGAAGCTTGAGTTGACTCAAGTTGGTGTTCCTTTTGGTGAGAACAAGAGAGGCTGCAAATGCCAGTTGTTGGTCACATCTAGAGATCTTAATGTGTTGAATACTAACTTTGAGGTGGATAAGGCTTATAGGCTTGAGGTTCTGTCTGAGGATGAGAGTTGGGAGTTGTTTGAAAAGAGGGGAGGGGATTCGGTTAAGGAAACCAGCGTTCAACCGATGGCAGAAAAAGTAGCAAAAAGCTGTGATGGTTTGCCACTTTTGATAGTGACAGTGGTGGAGGCGATGAAGAACCAGGATTTGTATGCTTGGAAGGATGCACTAGAGCAGGTAACAAGTTTTGAACTTGAAGGGTGTTTTTATTCTCCGGTGCGTTCTGCTATTGAGCTGAGTTATGAGCATTTGGAAAGTCATGAACTCAAAACATTCTTCCTCCTTTTGGGATCCATGGGAAATGGTTGTACCACAAGAGATTTGTTGGTGTTTGGCTGGTGCCTGGGATTGCACAAGCATGTTGATACATTGGCAGATGGGAGAAACAGGCTTTACAAATTGATAGACAACATGAGAGCCGCCTCTTTGTTACTTGATGAAGGGAAAAGAGATTCGGTTGTGGCACTTGACGTGGTTCGACATATAGCTGCTTCCATTTCATCCAGGGATAAACCTTTCTTTACTGTGCCGAGAAACAAGGAATTGAAAGAATGGCCCAGAATGGATCTACTTAAAACTTGTCATCATATTTTCTTGGACTGGTGTTTTATCCGCGAACTTCCTGAGATGTTGGAGTGTCCCAAGTTGAAGATACTCCAACTAAATTGTCAAGGTAACTATTTGAAAATACCTGACAATTTCTTTGTTCAGATGCAAGAACTGAAGGTGCTGAATTTAGGAGGTCTAAATTGTACTCCTTCCCTTCCTGCATCTCTCAGTCTCTTGACAAACCTCCAAGCATTGAATCTGTGTAAATGTATGTTGGAAGACATAGCTATTGTGGGGGAAATCACAAGTTTAGAGATTCTCAACCTTGAAAAATCTGAGCTTAGAGAACTCCCAGCAGAAATAGAAGGATTAAGTAATCTACGGTTGCTAGATTTGACCGATTGCTCAACACTAGGAGTGATTCCTCGCAACTTGATATCAAGCTTGACAAGCTTGGAAGAGCTCTACATGGGAAACTGTAATGTTCAAGAGGAGGTCAAGGGAAGCAAAAGCCAAAGCATTGATTCATGTATAAGTGAGTTAAGGCATTTGAATAAACTAACAACTTTGAATGTGCAGATAGAAGATACTTCAGATTTTCCAAGAGACTATCTTGGCTTTGGGAGACTAGAAAGCTACAAGATTTTGATTGGGGAAGGATGGGAATGGTCTGGGGTGGAGTCTGGGAATTACGAAACTTCAAAACTTCTTAAGCTCAATTTAGGTGCTGATACAAGCATTCTAATGGATTACGGTATAAAGATGTTGATGGCAAAAGCTGAAGATTTGTATTTGGCTGAACTGAAGGGTGTCAGGGAAGTACTTTACGAATTGAATGATGAAGGGTTTTCGCGATTGAAGCATCTTAACATCCTAAACTGTGCTGAAATGGAGAGCATTATTGGTTCAACAGAGTGGGCTTATGGTGATCATGCCTTCCCAAAGTTGGAATCATTGATCCTTCACAATCTGATTAACATGGAGAGAATATGCAGTGACCCCCTTCCAGCACAGGCCTTTACCAAACTACAAGTTATCAAAGTAAAGGGTTGTGATAGGATGGAGTTTCTTTTCTCACATTCCATGGTTAAACACCTTTCTGAACTTGTTGAGATTGAGATTTCTGAATGCAAATTCATGACCAATATCATAGCCGCACAAAGACAAAAGGATGCTGATGCTGGACAAACTGACAAAATTAGGCTCATCAACTTGCGTTCCCTTACTCTAGAATGCTTACCTTCCCTTGTCACTCTCTCTCCTGAGTCAAGCATTCAAGCTACTGAAAGTGGCAATGGTTTCTCCAGTCAACTTTTTAATGACAAG GTTGAATTTCCAAACTTGGAGACCTTGAAGCTGTACTCAATCAATATCCATAAGATATGGAATCACCAACTTTCTTActttcaaaatttgacctcttTGACCGTAGATGGATGTGAACGGTTGACACATATTTTCTCATACTCTGTGGCTAGAAAACTTGTCAAGCTTGAACATCTCTTAATTAGTTCGTGCAAATCCGTGGAGCAGATATTTGTGGCGGATGAAAACTCGGGTCACCATCATCATTTCAGAATATCTGCTCCAACTGAACTG GTTCCGATTTTCCCCAACTTGGAGACATTTGTGATTTCTCACATGGACAACTTGAAGTCAATATGGCCCGACCAACTCACTGAAAATTCCttctataaattgaaaaagatggAAATCACATCCTGTAACAATCTCTTGAATGTGTTCCCATGTCATGTgctagacaaattacaaagcCTGGAATCACTGAATTTATGGAACTGTATGGCACTAAAAGTTGTATATGAAATTGATGGCATAAACACAGGGCAAGAGGGTAGCAGTCAAGGAGGGCTGAACATTCCACTGAGAACTATGTCTTTGGGAAATTTACCAAAGCTAACGCATTTGTGGAATAAGGATCCTCAAGGAAATATCCAATTCCGAAACCTGTTTACGGTTAAGGCTGCTAAATGtcaaagtttaaaacatgtCTTTCCACTGTCTGTGGCCAAAGACCTTGTGCATCTCCAATTCCTTGAGATAAGTGATTGTGGGGTAGAGGAAATTATTGTAAATGACCAAGTAGGGGTAGAGGCAGCTCTTGGTTTTGTTTTCCCAAAACTAGTGtccataaaatttttaaatttggcaGAACTTCGATACTTTTGTACTGGAAATCACAACCTCAGATTTCCATTGTTGAATAAATTATATACTGTTGAGTGCCCTGCAATGGAGACTTTTTCTCAGGGAATCTTAAGGGCATCAATCCTTAGAAAGATATATTTGACTCAGGAAGGAGATCAGGTGTACTGGGAAGGTGATCTTAATACTACTATAAGAAAGCTTTTCGATAGAG ATCTCCAAGCAAGATTAAGCATTTCATAG